The Lytechinus pictus isolate F3 Inbred chromosome 17, Lp3.0, whole genome shotgun sequence genome contains a region encoding:
- the LOC129280352 gene encoding uncharacterized protein LOC129280352, translating to MQILMIQAEFELEEDVTKISKETIHKFNQLDVLVNNAAMFKLDTIETFTLQNFDHIFAVNVRAPLHLTKNLAPYLIKTKGTVVNISSICGRTSMPSVMSHSMSQTAMDHMTRCLAEELAPHGVRVNAVNPGAIATPIFKRTGMTDEQIAKFFERCKVLHPLRRNGCVDEVSRLVTFLASSDSSFTTGETVGVDGGRHLLIRPVND from the exons aTGCAGATTTTGATGATCCAAGCTGAGTTTGAATTGGAAGAGGATGTGACGAAAATTTCAAAGGAGACGATACATAAATTCAACCAACTTGACGTATTG GTGAATAACGCAGCAATGTTTAAGCTTGACACCATAGAGACATTCACCTTACAAAACTTTGATCACATCTTCGCCGTGAATGTGAGGGCACCTCTTCATCTTACCAAGAACCTTGCGCCATATCTGATCAAAACGAAAG GAACTGTGGTAAATATATCAAGCATATGTGGTAGGACATCG ATGCCCAGTGTGATGAGCCACTCTATGTCCCAAACAGCGATGGATCACATGACACGCTGTTTAGCTGAAG AATTAGCGCCTCATGGAGTTAGAGTCAATGCAGTGAA TCCTGGTGCAATAGCTACTCCGATCTTCAAAAGAACAGGAATGACTGACGAACAAATAGCCAAG TTTTTTGAGAGATGCAAGGTTCTCCATCCCTTGCGTAGGAATGGTTGTGTGGATGAGGTATCCCGACTCGTAACATTCTTGGCATCCAGCGATTCGTCATTCACTACCGGAGAAACGGTCGGTGTAGATGGAGGGCGCCATCTCTTGATCCGACCAGTAAACGATTAG